A genomic region of Tamandua tetradactyla isolate mTamTet1 chromosome 2, mTamTet1.pri, whole genome shotgun sequence contains the following coding sequences:
- the ALDH1B1 gene encoding LOW QUALITY PROTEIN: aldehyde dehydrogenase X, mitochondrial (The sequence of the model RefSeq protein was modified relative to this genomic sequence to represent the inferred CDS: inserted 8 bases in 7 codons; deleted 1 base in 1 codon; substituted 1 base at 1 genomic stop codon), which translates to MDNEWRDAVSXKTFPTTGEVTGHVAAGDPADMEXVKAAREALHLGSPRSRMDASERGRLLSRGADLVERDRVYLASLETLDHGKPFXRSYSLDLDEVIKVYRYFARWADKWHGKTIPMGGEHFCFTRHQPVGVCGQIIPWNFPLVMQGWKLAPALATGNTVVMKVTEQTPRSALYLASLLKEAGFPPGXVTIMAGYGPMAGAAIAQHKDVDKVAFTGSTKVGPLIQKATGNSSLKRVILELGGKSPSLKRVTLELGGKSPSIVLANAGMGHIVEXCHGALFFNTGQCCCAGARTFIEESNYDEFLERTVEKAKQRKVGIPFELDTXQGPQVDKEQFGRVRGYIQLGQKEGAKLLCGGERLGXRGFFVTPPVFGGVRDDMRIAKEELSGPVQPLFKFNKVEEVIERANDSRYGLAAAVFSRDLGKAIYLTXALQAGTVWVNTYIAVTCHTPFGGFKESGNGRELGEGGLRAYTEVKTGTVKVPQKNS; encoded by the exons ATGGACAACGAGTGGCGGGATGCAGTCA ACAAGACCTTCCCCACCACCGGGGAGGTCACTGGGCACGTGGCTGCAGGGGACCCGGCCGACATGG CGGTGAAAGCAGCCCGGGAGGCCTTGCACCTGGGCTCTCCCAGGAGCCGGATGGACGCCTCGGAGCGGGGCCGGCTGTTGAGCCGCGGGGCCGACCTCGTGGAGCGGGATCGTGTGTACTTGGCCTCGCTGGAGACCTTGGATCATGGGAAGCCCTT CAGGTCTTACAGCTTAGACCTGGATGAGGTCATCAAGGTGTACAGGTACTTTGCCCGCTGGGCTGACAAGTGGCATGGCAAGACCATCCCCATGGGCGGCGAGCACTTCTGCTTCACCCGGCACCAGCCCGTTGGCGTCTGTGGCCAGATAATTCCATGGAACTTCCCCTTGGTCATGCAAGGCTGGAAGCTTGCTCCAGCGCTTGCCACGGGCAACACTGTGGTCATGAAGGTCACGGAGCAGACTCCCCGTTCTGCCCTGTACCTGGCCTCCCTCCTCAAGGAGGCGGGCTTTCCCCCTG TGGTGACCATCATGGCGGGCTATGGCCCCATGGCGGGAGCAGCTATAGCCCAGCACAAGGATGTTGACAAGGTTGCCTTCACCGGCTCCACCAAGGTGGGTCCCCTCATCCAGAAGGCCACCGGCAATTCCAGCCTTAAGAGAGTCATCCTAGAGCTGGGTGGGAAGAGCCCCAGCCTTAAGAGAGTCACCCTGGAGCTGGGTGGGAAGAGCCCCAGCATCGTGTTGGCCAATGCCGGCATGGGCCACATCGTGGAGTAGTGCCATGGAGCCCTCTTCTTCAACACGGGCCAGTGCTGCTGTGCCGGCGCCCGCACCTTCATTGAGGAATCC AATTATGACGAGTTTCTCGAGAGAACCGTGGAGAAAGCCAAGCAGAGGAAGGTCGGGATCCCTTTTGAGCTGGATA AGCAGGGGCCCCAGGTGGACAAGGAGCAGTTTGGGCGAGTCAGGGGCTACATCCAGCTTGGCCAGAAAGAGGGTGCAAAGCTTCTCTGCGGTGGGGAGCGTTTGG AGCGTGGTTTCTTCGTCACGCCCCCAGTATTTGGTGGTGTGCGGGATGACATGAGGATTGCCAAGGAGGAGCTCTCTGGGCCTGTGCAGCCACTGTTCAAGTTCAACAAGGTTGAGGAAGTGATTGAGAGGGCCAACGACAGCAGGTACGGGTTGGCTGCTGCTGTGTTCAGCCGGGACCTGGGCAAGGCCATATACCTTA CGGCACTGCAGGCTGGGACGGTGTGGGTTAACACCTACATCGCTGTCACCTGTCACACGCCATTTGGAGGTTTCAAGGAATCTGGCAATGGAAGGGAGCTGGGGGAGGGCGGGCTTAGGGCCTACACAGAGGTGAAGACAGGCACTGTCAAGGTCCCCCAGAAGAACTCATAA